The genomic stretch GGTTGCGCAGGTAGAACCGGAAGCGGATTACGGAAAAAATCTTCAGCGCCGCGAGAACCAACCATGGGGCCAAAACTGATTTTGAGTGACTCCGGATCATTGAAAGCTAATTTTTTGCCTTGGGGTGACAAGGTCATATTAAATTCATGCCCCACAATCTTACTCACATCAGGTTTAATGTTCTGACCTCTGGCTTTTGTTGCCATCGACAATGTATCGAAGCCGATTTTTACGAGAAAATTTTTCTGTTCATCGATGCCCGCGCCTTTGAGAAATGTGACAGAGTACATTTTGCTGTTCACATCTATGGACTGTCCCATCATTTCCTGAGTCATTTTTTGCGTTTGATTTGTCTCATACTTCAAGACCTGATCCGCCGGAAAACGATAGGTTAAAATAAAACCGGTTTTTTCATCGCCCCAGGCTGGTTTTTTGCCAGCACAAGCCAGCATAATTGAAAAAACTAACAGGATAAAGAGAACGCCAAGGATCGTTCGCAAACTTTTTGATGATTTCATAGCCATTTCCTTTCTAAAATTAATATGGTTTCAGAGTCAGCTCGAATTTTATCGCGCTATTTTTACGTTGTTTGGCTGAAAAAGTTACAAAAATTTCTTCTGTTTCCGCTTCTCTCAAGAATTCGTTTCATTATAGGAAAATTATTGACAAAAGTCAAGCAAAAAGCGGAAACAATTTCCTTGAGTAATTTTATTCGTGAAAAGGAAAAACCTTGATATTGTGTTAAAAAAATGTTAGATTGAGAACAATTATTTGCATTGATATTTTTGAAGAACATTTTCAACTTACTCAATGATAACGGGAAAGGAACAATAAACATGTTCACTATTCTAATTTTTGGATTTTTATTCGGCGCTATTCTGCGATACGCTAAACTTAACAGGTACAACACCATCAGCGGTCTGGCGATGCTCAACGACTTTACGGTGGCCAAAGCTATCGCCGCGGCGATCGGCGTGGGAATAATTCTCATCAACGTAGAAATCGGTTTGGGTCTCGCCTCTTATCACGTCAAGCCGTTGATTTTTGTTGGCGTTATTTTGGGTGGTCTGATTTTCGGCAGCGGCATGGCCATTTTAGGCTACTGTCCCGGGACACTCCCCGTTTCTGCCGGCGAAGGTTCGCTGGACGCCCTCATCGGAATTGTGGGCGGCTTGTTCGGCGGGCTCATTTACACCATGTTACTGCCGACAATGGAAAATTTTTTAGGCCCGAATGCCGGGAAACTTTCCTTGAAAACCGTCATCGATTCCAACGGCTTCGTTTTTTACGCACTGATTTTAATCATCGGTCTGGCATTCATCTGGATCGCTTTTCTTTTGCACAATAAAGAGAGAAGCAAAAATTACAAATGGCTGCACGCGGGCATTGCGCTGGCGGTTTTGAAC from Calditrichota bacterium encodes the following:
- a CDS encoding YeeE/YedE family protein, translated to MFTILIFGFLFGAILRYAKLNRYNTISGLAMLNDFTVAKAIAAAIGVGIILINVEIGLGLASYHVKPLIFVGVILGGLIFGSGMAILGYCPGTLPVSAGEGSLDALIGIVGGLFGGLIYTMLLPTMENFLGPNAGKLSLKTVIDSNGFVFYALILIIGLAFIWIAFLLHNKERSKNYKWLHAGIALAVLNSIVFLAATTNRPIGASTSYPFVADFLSGVTKNAYFAAIQKSGNWEFIFLTGALLSGLFISLIRKEFKLSLIHKNWKNHRGSSSTDRIIWAFIGGFVLIFGARMAGGCTSGHILSGDMQFAFSSLIFTIFAFAGLVITGKIFYKQNEK